The Enterobacter asburiae genomic sequence GTATGTGGAGGAGCGGTTCTGAAATTACTGGAATACGCCTCGCAGAATGTAGATTACCAGGGGATACGGTATTGTTTTTTGTTGGCTGCGGTTGATAATGACCGCACCAACAAAGGAGATACTGATGACATACCCAGCAGAGCACACCCCCTCCCAACGCATCAAATCGACAAAACCGTCGAGCAACACCGCGCCAGACTCAGCTGACCCGCGTAAGGCATCAGAAGCAGATCGTTCATTTATTCGGTCAATGAATGAGTTTGTCGAAAAACATGGAACCATTACCGATGATGAGTTTTTCAGGGTGCTTTAATGCTGAGACAATTTAATGTTTACCGTAATACATCTGCGGCAACCCGAGACAAGCTTCCCTATTATATGCTCATTCAGGATGATTATTATGATGATCTTGCCACACGCGTCATTGTACCGCTCGCGAGAAATAATAAATTACCGTTATGGCAGAGCCATCTGGCTCCAGGCGTAAATATCGATTTTGAAACATTTCTGATTTATTCGCCAATGATAACCAACCTTAACAACAACAAAATAAACCCTAAAGACTTTGTTTGTAATTTACGCAACGCACGTCATGACGTTATAGCGGCAGTTGATCGTTTATTGACTAACACATGACGCCAGCCGGTCAGGCATTTGCCCTGGCCGCGCAAGCGCAGCGCCGCCGGGCAAAGCCGACGGCGCAGGTCTTACTTCATTCCTTCCGTGCTTTCCCGTTTCGCTTCCAGTCGCTCCACATCACGATACCAGCGCGGATGGTGTTTCTGCGCCCAGCGGCGGCTCACCTTCCCTTCAATCATCCCTTTAATCGATCCTTTGACCCAGAACGCCATATACATATGGATCAGGATGGCGTGGATGAGAATGATGGCCGACGTGGCGTGGATCAGCAGCGCGTAGCGAATCACCTGAATCGGGAAGTAGTGTGCAAAATAGGGACGCCAGATAATCACGCCGGTCACCAGCAGCACAAAAATCATACTCATGATGGTCCAGAACATCATCTTCTGCCCGGCGTTGTATTTCCCCACCTTCGCGACCTTATGCTCGTTGCCCTTCAGGACTTCGACGATCCCTTTCACCCACGGAATATCCTGCTTGTCCGGGATGTTGTGGTGGACAAAGCGCACGAACATAAACATCAGCACCACGAAAATCAGCACGCCGAAGAACGGATGCAGAATGCGCCCCATCTGCGGCGTGCCGAAGGTTTCGGTCAGCCACTGCAGCGTCGGGAAGAAGAACGAAATCCCCGACACCGCTACCAGGAAGAAGCAGATCACCACCGTCCAGTGACAGGCGCGGTCAACAAACTTCGTGCGCACGATCGTTTTCGACTTACTCATGATGCTCCTCCTCGTCGTCATCCACCTCTTTGTTTGGCCCGATACCGATGTAGTGATAAATCAGCCCCGCAAAGGTGGCGATAAAGCCCGCCGCGGAGAGCGGCTTAAGCGCCCCTTTCCAGAGGTTGATGGAGGTATCGATCGCCGGATCCTTCGGCAGATTGTGGTACAGCTCAGGCTGGTCGTTATGGTGCAGCACATACATCACGTGCGTACCTCCCACGCCCTGCGGGTTATAAACACCCGCATTCTGGTAGCCGCGCGCTTTCAGCTTGTCCACGCGCGCCTGCGCCACGTCCAGCATCTCTTTTTTAGTGCCGAAGTGGATAGCCCCGGTCGGACAGGTTTTCACACAGGCAGGCTCCTGCCCTACGCTGACGCGGTCCACGCACAGGGTGCATTTGTATACCCGGTTATCCTCTTTATTGAGGCGCGGGATATTAAACGGACAGCCCGCGATGCAGTACCCGCAGCCGATACAGTTGTCCTGCTGGAAGTCGACGATCCCGTTGGCGTACTGAATAATCGCGCCGGCAGACGGGCACGCCTTCAGGCAGCCCGGATCTTCACAGTGCATGCAGCCGTCTTTGCGGATGAGCCACTCCAGCCTGCCGTTCTGGTCGGTTTCGCTAAAGCGCATCACCGTCCAGGATTTGGCGCTCAGATCCGCCGGATTGTCGTAGACCCCCACGCAGTGCCCCACCTCGTCGCGGATATCGTTCCACTCCGAACACGCCACCTGGCAGGCCTTACAGCCCACGCAGGAGGAGACGTCGATAAGCTTAGCAACCTCTGCCTTGTAGTCCCGCGCGCGGGGCGCGGGCGTTATCGGGTTAGTCGCGGAGCGTTTGATAACGTCTTGTGTTTCCATCGCCATTGAATCGCTCCTTACGCTTTCTCGATGTTGACCAGAAACGCCTTGTACTCCGGCGTTTGCGAGTTGGAATCGCCGACGTTTGGCGTCAGGGTGTTGGCGATGTAGCCTTTCTGCGCCACGCCCTCAAAGCCCCAGTGCAGCGGGATCCCAACGGTTTCCACCTGCTGGCCATGCACGTTCAGGCTTTGAAGACGACGCGTCACCACCGCCACCGCGCGAATAAACCCGCGTTTGCTGCTCACCTTCACGCGGTCGCCGTTGGCGATCCCTTTCGCCTTCGCCAGGGTTTCGCTGATCTCCACAAACTGTTCCGGCTGCGCGATGGCGTTAAGCCGCGCGTGCTTGGTCCAGGTATGGAAATGCTCGGTCAGGCGGTAGGTCGTCCCGACGTACGGGAACTTGTCCTTTTTGCCTAAGCGCAGGACGTCCTCTTCGTAGATACGCACCACCGGGCTGGAGATCACGTTCGGGTGCAGCGGGTTGGTGCCCAGCGGCGTTTCCATCGGCTCGTAGTGTTCCGGGAACGGCCCTTCCGCCAGCTTGTTGAGGGCAAACAGGCGTCCCAGCCCTTCCGGCTGCATGATAAACGGCCCGGTGCTGCTGCCCGGCGCGGCGGTGTTGTAGTCCGGGATATCGTTCCCCGTCCATTTCGCCCCGTTCCACTGGATCAGCATGCGTTTGGGATCCCACGGCCTGCCGTTAACGTCAGCAGACGCGCGGTTGTACAGCACGCGACGGTTCAGCGGCCACGCCCATGCCCAGCCCAGCGTGTTGCCCAGCCCGGAGGGATCGGCGTTGTCGCGGTTGGCCATCTGGTTGCCCTGCTCCGTCCAGCTGCCGGTGTAGATCCAGCAGGACGACGCCGTCGTGCCGTCGTCGCGCAGCAGCGCGAAGCTGTTCAGCAGCTGGCCTTTCTTCGCCACCAGGTTGCCGTTAGCGTCATAGAGATCCGCCAGCGCCACGCCGTTGTTCTCTTTGGCGACCTCTTCAGACTCAGGACGATCCGGCTGCTTGTAGTGCCAGCCCATTTTTAACAGCGGCTCAGCGCCCTTGCCGCCTTCGGTGCGGTACATCTCGCGCAGACGATGGTAAATCCCCGCCAGGATTTCGCCGTCGTTACGCGCTTCGCCCGGCGCATCCTGGCCTTTCCAGTGCCACTGCAGCCAGCGGCCGGAGTTAGCGATGGAACCGTCCTCTTCCGCAAAGCAGGTGGACGGCAGGCGGAACACTTCGGTCTGAATCGACGCCGGATCAACATCGTTCGATTCCCCGTGGTTCTGCCAGAAGGTGGACGTTTCGGTCACCAGCGGATCGATAACCACCATGTACTTCAGCTTGCTCAGGCTGCGAACGACTTTGTTTTTGTCCGGGAAGGAGGCTACCGGGTTAAAGCCCTGGCAGATATACCCCGTGACGTTGCCTTTATCCATCATGTTGAAGTACTTGATGACGTCGTACGCCTGGTCCCACTTCGGCAGCCACTCAAAGCCCCAGTCGTTCTCCTTCTGGGCCGCATCGCCGTAGAAGGATTTCATCAGGCTGACGTAGAACTTCGGATAGTTGCTCCAGTAGTTCACCTGGTCCGGCAGCGTCGCTTTCGGCGTATTGGCCTCAAGATACGTTTGCAGATCCGCCTGCTTTTCCGACGGCAGCGTCAGGTAGCCCGGCAGGCTGGTTGACAGCAGGCCAAGGTCGGTGAGGCCCTGAATATTGGAGTGACCGCGCAGCGCGTTCACGCCGCCGCCCGCCATCCCCATGTTGCCGAGCAGCAGCTGGATCATCGCCATCGTGCGGATGTTCTGCGCGCCGACGGTGTGCTGCGTCCAGCCCAGCGCGTACAGGAACGTCGCGGTTCTGTCTGCGGCGCTGGTTGAGGCCAGCACTTCACACACCTTCAGGAAGTCCGCTTTCGGCGTACCGCAGATGTTCTCTACCACGTCCGGCGTGTAGCGGGAAACGTGCTGCTTAAGCAGGTTCCACACGCAGCGCGGGTGCGTCAGGGTTTCATCACGCAGCGCATAGCCGTTTTCATCGAACTGATAGTTCCAGGACGTTTTATCGTACTGGCGCTTTTCGGCGTCATAGCCGCTAAACAGCCCGTCATCGAAGGCAAAATCATCCCGCACCAGCAGGTTTGCGTTGGTGTAGTGCTTAACGTATTCGGCGTTAATTTTGTTGTTTTCGATCAGGTACAGCAGCACGCCGGACAGGAACGTAATATCCGTGCCGGAACGGATTGGCGCATAGATATCGGCCACCGATGCCGTACGCGTAAAGCGCGGATCGACGACGATAAGCGTCGCATCGTTGTTGTTTTTCGCTTCCATCGCCCAGCGGAACCCCACCGGATGGGCTTCAGCAGCGTTACCGCCCATCACCACCACGACGTTAGCGTTTTTGATATCAACCCAGTGGTTGGTCATCGCACCACGACCAAATGTTGGAGCAAGACTTGCTACCGTTGGTCCGTGTCAGACGCGCGCCTGGTTGTCTACCGCCAGCATGCCGAGAGAGCGCACAAATTTTTGCGTCAGCATGCCGGTTTCATTACTCGCCGCAGACGCGCAAAGCATCCCGGTGGAAAGCCAGCGGTTAACCGTTACGCCCTGCGCGTTCTTTTCAATAAAGTTGGCGTCACGGTCGGCTTTCATTAATTTGGCAATACGGGAGAAGGCCTCATCCCAGGAGATTCGCTGCCACTTGTCGGAACCCGGCGCGCGGTATTCCGGGTAGCGCAGGCGGTTTTCACTGTGAACGTAGTCCAGCAGCCCCGCCCCTTTCGGGCAAAGTGCGCCGCGGCTCACCGGATGATCCGGATCCCCTTCAATATGGTAAATCGCTTCTCTGGCGTTCTTCGCGCCATCGCCCAGGCTATACATCAAAAGCCCACAACCTACGGAGCAGTATGTGCAGGTGTTACGGATCTCTTTCGCGCGCAGCAGCTTATAGTTGCGTGCCTGAGCCAGCGCCATTTTGGGAGCAAATCCCAGCATGGCTGCCGTTGTTCCGGCCATACCGCCCGCGCAGATTTTAAAAAATTGTCTGCGGCTGACGTCCATTGTTGTCCTCGTTTTCGAATAAGACTTCGCGCCGCAAACTAGCAGTTACTCCCCTGATTTTTTTGCGTCAAATCAAGGTCATCTGTCTTCCCCCCCCTAATAGTCACCCCCGATATATTTAAATACCCCTTTTTGATTAACGGTTTAAGAGAATAATGGGCGACAGCGTCAGGATGAATGCGATACATTTTTCCTTTGATTTTTATTGCAATGGCGAAGTAATGGACAGAAAAAGAGCAACGCTTATTGGGCTGGCGGCAATACTGTTATGGAGCACCATGGTCGGCCTTATTCGCAGCGTGAGTGAGGGACTGGGTCCTGTAGGCGGTGCGGCGATGATCTACACCCTCAGCGGATTACTGTGCCTGGTGACGGTAGGATTTCCTGATATCAGGCGGTTTTCACCCCGCTATCTTATTGCCGGCAGCGTTTTATTTGTCAGCTACGAAATATGCCTGGCGCTGTCGTTGGGCTATGCCGCAACGCGTTCGCAGGCTATTGAAGTGGGCATGGTCAATTATCTTTGGCCAAGCCTGACCATTGTGTTTGCCATCTTGTTCAACGGACAGAAATCAACCCTGTGGGTGATCCCCGGCTTAGCCGTCTCATTGCTGGGCGTCTGCTGGGTATTGGGCGGTGAACAGGGTTTACATCTTGATGAAATAACCCGCAATATCGTTTCCAGCCCGCTGAGCTACGCGCTGGCGTTTGCCGGGGCATTTATCTGGGCCGCCTACTGCACGGTCACCAGCAAATTTGCGAAAGGACAAAACGGCATCACGCTGTTTGTTTTGCTGACCGCGCTGAGCCTGTGGGTGAAATATTTCCTGAGCGATCAGCCCGAGATGGTGTTCACGCTTCCGTTGGTAGTGAAACTCGTCATGTGCGGTATTGCGCTTGGGTTTGGTTACGCCGCATGGAATATTGGCATCCTTCACGGTAACGTCACGGTACTTGCCGCCGTATCCTATTTTACCCCTGTCCTCTCCGCCGCGCTTGCCGCCGCAGTGCTGAGTTCCCCCCTCTCATTCTCGTTCTGGCAAGGCGCGCTGATGGTTTGCGCCGGGTCGTTGCTCTGCTGGTACGCAGCAAGACAATAATGCCGGTTTTGCTGTCGAGAAATATTTATCCCGACAGCAAATAATTAACATAAATTTAATATGTGAGCGCACGCCAAAATATTCATCTGAGCACTAGAGCACGTGTTTAGATTCTGTTTATATTCCACCCCCTTTCGTAAATCCCGCCCCTCTCGAATTGACATAAATTGACACCAGAAGGTTATTAATGTGCTTCAAATACTCACAAGGTTAATAGCACAAAGTGCAATAGTATGTTTCTGTTTATTTCAGTTACCAGAACGGAAATTCCGTGCATTACGAGTCCAAAGCAAGGCATTACGGCTATAATGACCATTCATCGCTCCCAAATGAACGGAAATACCGATAATTACCACTTTTTATAAAACCCTTAGGAAACTATATTCACAGCAATCAACCCGACAATTAATTGATTAAATACTAATCATTTGACGCTATTTCATCGTCATATACCCGATCTCGATCACACTAAATGAAATTATTGCTAATAATTTGAAACTTATTATTGAAATAGGACTACAAGATTTTTAAAAATAGCATGCCATTGACGATTGGCCTCGTTTAGAAATCGTTCAAAGTGGCTCAGGAAATACCAAAGAAAATTATAAGGAACATTTAAGATGAAACTTAAATTAGTTGCAGTGGCAGTGACTTCCATGTTGGCAGCAGGCGTTGTAAACGCGGCTGAAATTTATAACAAAGACGGTAACAAGCTGGATCTGTACGGTAAAGTAACAGGTCTGCACTATTTCTCTGATGATACTGATAACGACGGCGACAAAACTTACGTTCGTCTGGGCTTCAAAGGCGAAACTCAGATCAACGATCAGCTTTCCGGTTACGGCCAGTGGGAATATGAGTTCAAAGGCAACCGTTCTGAATCACAGGGCTCTGACGGCAGCAAAACTCGTCTGGCATTCGCGGGCCTGAAATTCAACGAATTCGGTTCTTTCGACTACGGTCGCAACTACGGTGTTGCTTACGACATCGGCGCATGGACTGACGTTCTGCCAGAGTTCGGTGGCGATACCTGGACCCAGACCGATGGCTTTATGACTGGCCGTACGACTGGCGTTGCAACCTACCGTAACACCGACTTCTTCGGTCTGGTTGACGGTCTGAACGTTGCCGCTCAGTACCAGGGTAAAAACGACCGTAACGACATAACCGAAGCGAACGGTGACGGCTGGGGTCTGTCTTCTACCTATGAAATGGACGGCTTCGGTGTCGGTGCAACCTACGCGAAATCTGACCGTACTGACCGTCAGGTTGCTGCAGGTCGCGTCGCTAACACCGTTAACGCTGGCGGTGAGAACGCAGAAGTATGGGCTGCTGGCCTGAAATACGATGCGAACAACATCTATCTGGCAACCACCTACTCTGAAACCCGCAACATGACCAACTTTGGTAGCGGTTATATCGCGAATAAAGCTCAGAACTTCGAAGTTGTTGCTCAGTACCAGTTCGACTTCGGCCTGCGTCCGTCCATCGCTTACCTGAAATCCAAAGGTAAAGACCTGGGTTCATACGGCGACCAGGATCTGGTTGAAT encodes the following:
- a CDS encoding CcdB family protein, with translation MLRQFNVYRNTSAATRDKLPYYMLIQDDYYDDLATRVIVPLARNNKLPLWQSHLAPGVNIDFETFLIYSPMITNLNNNKINPKDFVCNLRNARHDVIAAVDRLLTNT
- the fdnI gene encoding formate dehydrogenase-N subunit gamma: MSKSKTIVRTKFVDRACHWTVVICFFLVAVSGISFFFPTLQWLTETFGTPQMGRILHPFFGVLIFVVLMFMFVRFVHHNIPDKQDIPWVKGIVEVLKGNEHKVAKVGKYNAGQKMMFWTIMSMIFVLLVTGVIIWRPYFAHYFPIQVIRYALLIHATSAIILIHAILIHMYMAFWVKGSIKGMIEGKVSRRWAQKHHPRWYRDVERLEAKRESTEGMK
- the fdxH gene encoding formate dehydrogenase subunit beta, whose amino-acid sequence is MAMETQDVIKRSATNPITPAPRARDYKAEVAKLIDVSSCVGCKACQVACSEWNDIRDEVGHCVGVYDNPADLSAKSWTVMRFSETDQNGRLEWLIRKDGCMHCEDPGCLKACPSAGAIIQYANGIVDFQQDNCIGCGYCIAGCPFNIPRLNKEDNRVYKCTLCVDRVSVGQEPACVKTCPTGAIHFGTKKEMLDVAQARVDKLKARGYQNAGVYNPQGVGGTHVMYVLHHNDQPELYHNLPKDPAIDTSINLWKGALKPLSAAGFIATFAGLIYHYIGIGPNKEVDDDEEEHHE
- the fdnG gene encoding formate dehydrogenase-N subunit alpha, with the translated sequence MDVSRRQFFKICAGGMAGTTAAMLGFAPKMALAQARNYKLLRAKEIRNTCTYCSVGCGLLMYSLGDGAKNAREAIYHIEGDPDHPVSRGALCPKGAGLLDYVHSENRLRYPEYRAPGSDKWQRISWDEAFSRIAKLMKADRDANFIEKNAQGVTVNRWLSTGMLCASAASNETGMLTQKFVRSLGMLAVDNQARVUHGPTVASLAPTFGRGAMTNHWVDIKNANVVVVMGGNAAEAHPVGFRWAMEAKNNNDATLIVVDPRFTRTASVADIYAPIRSGTDITFLSGVLLYLIENNKINAEYVKHYTNANLLVRDDFAFDDGLFSGYDAEKRQYDKTSWNYQFDENGYALRDETLTHPRCVWNLLKQHVSRYTPDVVENICGTPKADFLKVCEVLASTSAADRTATFLYALGWTQHTVGAQNIRTMAMIQLLLGNMGMAGGGVNALRGHSNIQGLTDLGLLSTSLPGYLTLPSEKQADLQTYLEANTPKATLPDQVNYWSNYPKFYVSLMKSFYGDAAQKENDWGFEWLPKWDQAYDVIKYFNMMDKGNVTGYICQGFNPVASFPDKNKVVRSLSKLKYMVVIDPLVTETSTFWQNHGESNDVDPASIQTEVFRLPSTCFAEEDGSIANSGRWLQWHWKGQDAPGEARNDGEILAGIYHRLREMYRTEGGKGAEPLLKMGWHYKQPDRPESEEVAKENNGVALADLYDANGNLVAKKGQLLNSFALLRDDGTTASSCWIYTGSWTEQGNQMANRDNADPSGLGNTLGWAWAWPLNRRVLYNRASADVNGRPWDPKRMLIQWNGAKWTGNDIPDYNTAAPGSSTGPFIMQPEGLGRLFALNKLAEGPFPEHYEPMETPLGTNPLHPNVISSPVVRIYEEDVLRLGKKDKFPYVGTTYRLTEHFHTWTKHARLNAIAQPEQFVEISETLAKAKGIANGDRVKVSSKRGFIRAVAVVTRRLQSLNVHGQQVETVGIPLHWGFEGVAQKGYIANTLTPNVGDSNSQTPEYKAFLVNIEKA
- the yddG gene encoding aromatic amino acid DMT transporter YddG; protein product: MDRKRATLIGLAAILLWSTMVGLIRSVSEGLGPVGGAAMIYTLSGLLCLVTVGFPDIRRFSPRYLIAGSVLFVSYEICLALSLGYAATRSQAIEVGMVNYLWPSLTIVFAILFNGQKSTLWVIPGLAVSLLGVCWVLGGEQGLHLDEITRNIVSSPLSYALAFAGAFIWAAYCTVTSKFAKGQNGITLFVLLTALSLWVKYFLSDQPEMVFTLPLVVKLVMCGIALGFGYAAWNIGILHGNVTVLAAVSYFTPVLSAALAAAVLSSPLSFSFWQGALMVCAGSLLCWYAARQ
- the ompC gene encoding porin OmpC, giving the protein MKLKLVAVAVTSMLAAGVVNAAEIYNKDGNKLDLYGKVTGLHYFSDDTDNDGDKTYVRLGFKGETQINDQLSGYGQWEYEFKGNRSESQGSDGSKTRLAFAGLKFNEFGSFDYGRNYGVAYDIGAWTDVLPEFGGDTWTQTDGFMTGRTTGVATYRNTDFFGLVDGLNVAAQYQGKNDRNDITEANGDGWGLSSTYEMDGFGVGATYAKSDRTDRQVAAGRVANTVNAGGENAEVWAAGLKYDANNIYLATTYSETRNMTNFGSGYIANKAQNFEVVAQYQFDFGLRPSIAYLKSKGKDLGSYGDQDLVEYVDVGASYYFNKNMSTYVDYKINLVDDNSFTKATGVATDNIVAVGLTYQF